The bacterium genome contains the following window.
GCCACTCGCGGCGCCGCCGATTCCTGCCGCAGTAGCATCTGTACGGTCTCGAGTCTGGGCGATCCACGTTCGATCGCGCCTGTCACAGCCAACTCGACCAGACTCGGCGGATGTTCCTCGAGCAAGCGGAGAATGCGCACCCATTCCTGATCGGGCTTGCGCGTTCGTCCGTGGAGCTCGGCACGTAGCTGGTGAAAGACCTGCGGCAGCTGCCATTGCTGGATCGCCGTCGATTCCGAGACTGCGCGGTGCTTCTTCTCGAGCAACTCGAGGACGTGCAGAGGGTCGATGATCGTCGAGCCCTCGCGGAAGGTGCGCTCGTGACGAGCGACGACCTCGCCTCCGCATGCAATGACCACCTGATCGTGGAAGAGTTTCACGGTCACCGGCCGGCGCGCGTGGCACACAGGCACCGAGTACGTCGAGCGATCCACGTGCACCTGGCCGTACTTGTTCGCCACACAGGTGAGGACTCGACAGGTCTCGGGGCGATGATCGGGCAGGGGGCGCAGATGTTCTCTCTCGGCGACCTGGGCTTGACGCGCCGTCCGGCCGTCGGGCAGCCGGCGTTGATCGAGGTCGTGCTCCAACTCGGTCATGATCTGCGCGTTCAGCGCATCCCATGAATCCACGTTCGGCATTGGACGGAAGACGTTTGCTCGCACGTACTCGACTCCGCGTTCGACGGACCCCTTCTCCCATCCCTTGCCCGGTGCGCAGAAGTCTGCGTGCACGGGCCACCCGCCGCGGAAGCCGTGAAACATCTGGTTCTCGATGCGCTCGGTGCCCTTGAGGACCTTCTTCACCGCGAGCGAAGTGTTGTCGAGCACGACTCGGCGCGGCAAGCCGCCGAACCAGACGAAGGCCGTCGCGAGTCCGTCGAGCAGACACTCGACCCGCTCGACTGGGTACGCCTTCGCGAAGTAGGTGTTGCTCCCGGGCAGCGTGACGACGAGGAACTTGACCTTGTGGAGCTTGCCGCCGACCACTGCCCACGATTCGCCGAAGTCCGCTTCCATCGTGTCGCCGAGCGCGTGCGTGCGGTGCACGAAAGCTTCCTTCGGCGACAGATCGCCGCGCAGCTCCGCAACGTACTTGCGGATCGTACGCGCCTGGATCGGGCCGACTTCCTTCGGCAGGAGCCTCCCGATTCGCTTGGCCGAGATCTTCGGCTCGTCCAGGAGCCATCCCGTGATTTGCTCGCGCCAGGGATCGAGCCGGCGGGCTCGTCGAGGGCTCTCCCGCTTCGTCGGTGCCGTCTCGCGCTCGACCGCACGGCGGACCGTCTTGATGTCCAGGCCTAGGCGACGTGCGATCTCCTTCTTCGGAACGCCGTCGACGATGTGCATGTGGCGTATCTCTGCCCACTGTGACACTCTGATCACCTCCTGGCCCTCCTGGCTCGGTGCTTCGGTTGCTTCGCAACTCCCGACGTACCGGCCCTGGGGGC
Protein-coding sequences here:
- a CDS encoding IS21 family transposase; this encodes MSQWAEIRHMHIVDGVPKKEIARRLGLDIKTVRRAVERETAPTKRESPRRARRLDPWREQITGWLLDEPKISAKRIGRLLPKEVGPIQARTIRKYVAELRGDLSPKEAFVHRTHALGDTMEADFGESWAVVGGKLHKVKFLVVTLPGSNTYFAKAYPVERVECLLDGLATAFVWFGGLPRRVVLDNTSLAVKKVLKGTERIENQMFHGFRGGWPVHADFCAPGKGWEKGSVERGVEYVRANVFRPMPNVDSWDALNAQIMTELEHDLDQRRLPDGRTARQAQVAEREHLRPLPDHRPETCRVLTCVANKYGQVHVDRSTYSVPVCHARRPVTVKLFHDQVVIACGGEVVARHERTFREGSTIIDPLHVLELLEKKHRAVSESTAIQQWQLPQVFHQLRAELHGRTRKPDQEWVRILRLLEEHPPSLVELAVTGAIERGSPRLETVQMLLRQESAAPRVAPPLTMDRTDLLAIEVAEPDLSAWDTLCAGGQA